The Pelosinus sp. IPA-1 genome contains a region encoding:
- a CDS encoding small, acid-soluble spore protein, alpha/beta type, with translation MGKGVMSQEYKDKLAHDLGFGEKVEDGDWSDVTTGEVGSMVREAIKRGEQAMIEEAEKNGNSHQNI, from the coding sequence ATGGGTAAGGGAGTAATGTCCCAAGAATACAAAGATAAATTAGCCCATGATCTTGGCTTCGGTGAGAAAGTGGAAGACGGAGATTGGAGCGATGTCACTACCGGTGAAGTCGGATCTATGGTACGTGAGGCTATAAAACGCGGTGAGCAGGCAATGATAGAAGAAGCAGAAAAAAATGGTAACAGTCATCAAAATATATAG
- a CDS encoding cytochrome b/b6 domain-containing protein, protein MKLLLHPLPIRIFHWVLFICIMVLLFTGLYINRAWDMVLLPMRVNRKLHTLFSAVLIVNLMGHLYYYLYTRKITDVIFTLRDWVNIPSFLRYVFFIKPDHPNFGRYNPGQKLLFSFWFLTIIIAAITGIILLFPENSQWFQRMLGGLNIIRILHFYVGIFFAMSIPLHLYLVFTESPANLQAMFTGYINKDIKPEIIKKEKEDPSI, encoded by the coding sequence ATGAAGTTACTTTTACATCCACTGCCAATACGGATTTTTCATTGGGTATTGTTTATTTGTATTATGGTACTATTATTTACTGGATTATATATAAACAGAGCTTGGGACATGGTACTACTGCCAATGCGAGTCAATCGAAAACTTCATACCCTTTTTAGTGCCGTCTTAATCGTGAATCTAATGGGGCATTTGTATTATTATTTATACACGAGAAAAATCACTGATGTTATATTTACACTTCGTGACTGGGTAAATATACCCAGTTTTCTACGTTATGTTTTCTTTATTAAGCCAGATCACCCTAACTTTGGTCGTTATAATCCAGGACAGAAGTTATTGTTTTCCTTTTGGTTTTTAACAATAATAATTGCTGCTATTACAGGCATCATCTTATTATTCCCCGAAAATTCTCAATGGTTTCAGCGAATGTTAGGTGGGTTAAACATCATTCGAATTTTGCATTTTTACGTAGGAATCTTTTTTGCTATGTCGATTCCCCTACATTTATATCTTGTATTTACAGAAAGTCCAGCCAATTTACAGGCTATGTTTACTGGATATATTAACAAAGATATAAAACCCGAGATAATCAAAAAAGAAAAGGAAGATCCAAGTATTTAA
- a CDS encoding ester cyclase translates to MLTCNITKTFASENKTAAILTNEIQLLQDLPQPNSMTIDPSLDPEEATAMVQAAQRFYAFWNTGNEALIPKTIVPTFIDNTLPIGRPQGPEGLLFASRNFRKAVPDLQCKIEDLIVVGDKVTARLLFTGTHEGEFLGKKPTGKPIKFMAIDVLRINAGKIIEDWHLEDNLTLMQQLGVVAEN, encoded by the coding sequence GTGTTAACATGTAACATAACAAAGACATTTGCTTCAGAAAATAAGACTGCCGCAATCCTTACAAACGAAATCCAACTGCTACAAGATCTTCCTCAACCAAATTCGATGACAATTGATCCTTCATTAGATCCAGAAGAAGCTACAGCAATGGTTCAAGCCGCACAACGCTTCTATGCATTCTGGAATACTGGCAATGAGGCTCTTATTCCAAAAACAATTGTCCCCACCTTCATTGATAACACGTTACCGATAGGTCGGCCCCAAGGTCCTGAAGGCTTGTTATTCGCGTCTCGTAACTTTCGTAAAGCGGTTCCTGACTTGCAATGTAAGATAGAAGATTTAATAGTAGTTGGAGATAAAGTAACAGCTCGTCTTTTATTTACTGGAACACATGAGGGCGAGTTTCTCGGAAAAAAGCCTACTGGAAAGCCAATTAAATTCATGGCAATTGATGTTTTACGTATTAATGCTGGGAAAATTATTGAGGATTGGCACTTAGAAGACAATTTAACTTTAATGCAACAACTCGGAGTAGTAGCAGAAAATTAA
- a CDS encoding nickel-dependent hydrogenase large subunit, which translates to MTKKVIFPMTRVHEPLRVDVDIQNGKVVDATVGATLFRGFEIMMIGRDPRDAALLTQRICGICSSAHAVTATFAMQQAFGLSPTLNGQHIINLIFAADIIQNQIRHFYVLAIYDYLKGPNMPPYTPRLEGDYRLPKKLTDELMAHTKEGMLKAMRAHEMLAIFGAKIPMQQTILVTGVTEQASADRISAYLGILQELTDWVENVYLYDVAVLADYYKDYYTIGSTKGNMISYGMFPQPITGKREFPSGVIFEKGKVQPLDTSKIGEDIKHSWYQDDQETRNPIEGKTVPDRNKAEAYSWIKSPRYEGYAFEGGPLARAWISGEYQRGTGVMDRIITRARETLKICRMAQDWISQLVPGGPTLSKYAVPMQGEGAGLTDAMRGPLGHWIKIKDSKIVHYQIVTPTAWTFSPRDNQGKRGPVEESLLDTPVANTEDLIEIGRVIRSFDPCFTCAVHMIDAPEHKPPMTL; encoded by the coding sequence ATGACAAAAAAAGTAATTTTCCCTATGACAAGGGTACACGAACCCCTTAGAGTGGATGTTGATATTCAAAATGGTAAAGTAGTGGATGCCACAGTTGGGGCTACTTTGTTTCGTGGATTTGAAATAATGATGATTGGACGCGATCCACGTGATGCGGCGCTTCTAACACAACGTATCTGCGGAATTTGTTCCAGCGCACATGCTGTAACTGCTACATTTGCCATGCAGCAGGCCTTTGGATTATCACCGACATTAAATGGTCAGCACATCATCAATTTAATTTTTGCAGCAGATATTATACAAAATCAGATCCGTCATTTTTACGTTCTGGCCATTTATGATTATTTGAAAGGTCCAAACATGCCTCCCTATACGCCTCGACTTGAAGGTGACTATCGCTTACCCAAAAAGCTGACTGACGAATTAATGGCTCATACAAAAGAAGGTATGCTCAAGGCGATGCGTGCCCATGAAATGTTGGCGATTTTTGGTGCCAAAATTCCAATGCAGCAAACAATTCTTGTTACTGGAGTCACTGAGCAAGCATCCGCTGATCGCATCAGTGCGTACCTAGGTATTTTACAGGAACTAACGGACTGGGTTGAAAACGTCTATCTCTATGATGTGGCCGTCTTAGCCGATTATTATAAAGATTACTATACTATCGGCAGTACTAAAGGTAATATGATCTCCTACGGCATGTTTCCCCAACCGATAACTGGCAAACGGGAATTTCCTTCGGGTGTTATTTTTGAAAAAGGTAAGGTACAGCCCCTTGATACCAGTAAAATTGGTGAAGACATAAAACATAGTTGGTACCAGGATGACCAAGAAACACGTAATCCTATAGAAGGAAAAACAGTACCCGATCGAAATAAAGCAGAAGCTTATTCTTGGATAAAATCTCCTCGCTATGAGGGTTATGCTTTTGAAGGAGGTCCGCTTGCCAGGGCTTGGATTAGTGGCGAATATCAACGGGGCACAGGCGTTATGGATCGAATCATCACACGTGCCCGCGAAACACTTAAAATATGCCGCATGGCGCAAGATTGGATTAGCCAGCTTGTCCCTGGTGGCCCTACTCTTTCAAAATATGCGGTGCCAATGCAGGGTGAAGGTGCTGGATTAACAGATGCAATGCGTGGACCTTTAGGCCACTGGATCAAAATAAAGGATAGTAAAATTGTACATTATCAAATTGTTACACCAACCGCTTGGACCTTTTCCCCTCGCGATAATCAAGGAAAACGGGGCCCCGTCGAAGAAAGCCTGCTAGATACACCTGTCGCCAATACAGAAGATCTAATAGAAATTGGTCGGGTAATCCGCTCCTTTGACCCTTGCTTTACCTGCGCCGTCCATATGATAGATGCCCCAGAACATAAACCGCCTATGACTCTCTAG